From Garciella nitratireducens DSM 15102, a single genomic window includes:
- a CDS encoding flavin reductase family protein yields MEKIQGNMKSCLQPMPKILVSCRDTEGKNNALAVAYCCNCSYDPPMIMIGIVPSRYSYKIVKETGVFVVNIVTKEQKEMFDYLGSHSGREEDKFSKLNIKVEEGIKVNAPLLSDCPINIECKVVDSIVTGSHEMFVGKIEYVHTDRKIVDDKGNIDFLKIELL; encoded by the coding sequence ATGGAAAAAATTCAAGGAAATATGAAGAGTTGTCTTCAGCCAATGCCAAAGATACTAGTTTCTTGTAGGGATACAGAAGGTAAAAACAATGCATTAGCAGTAGCTTATTGCTGTAATTGCAGTTATGATCCGCCAATGATTATGATAGGCATTGTTCCTTCAAGATATTCTTATAAAATTGTGAAGGAAACAGGGGTTTTTGTTGTAAATATTGTTACAAAAGAACAAAAGGAAATGTTTGATTATTTAGGAAGCCATAGTGGTAGGGAAGAGGATAAATTTTCAAAACTTAATATTAAGGTTGAAGAGGGAATAAAGGTTAATGCTCCTTTACTTTCGGATTGTCCAATAAATATAGAGTGTAAGGTAGTGGATTCTATAGTAACTGGTTCACATGAAATGTTTGTGGGTAAAATTGAATATGTTCATACTGATAGAAAAATAGTTGATGATAAAGGGAACATTGATTTTTTAAAAATTGAACTTCTTTAA
- the proS gene encoding proline--tRNA ligase, which yields MSNKKEKVREITPMDEDFSQWYTDVILKTELVDYAPVKGFMVIRPYGYAIWENIQKEYDNRFKETGHKNMYFPLLIPESLLQKEKDHVEGFAPEVAWVTHGGDEELGERLCIRPTSETIICNMYSKWLTSWRELPYLYNQWCSVVRWEKSTRPFLRTSEFLWQEGHTLHETYEEAQAETLQMLDIYREVAENILAIPMVVGQKSEREKFAGAYATYTMEALMYDGKALQSGTSHNLGQHFTKAFDITYTDRNGEIAYPYHTSWGVSTRLIGALIMVHGDDNGLVLPPKVAPTQLVIIPVAQHKEGVLDKAYEIKKQLEKQFRVEMDDSESYSPGWKFNQWEMKGVPIRLEIGPRDIENNQVVAARRDNGEKVILSMDHLNEGIEKLLEEIQNSLYNKALKMREEKTYIAKNKQEFTKILETTPGFIKAMWCGDVECENKIKEDTGATLRCIPFEQEDLGTHHCICCGKEAKKMVYFAKAY from the coding sequence ATGTCCAATAAAAAAGAAAAGGTACGAGAAATTACTCCCATGGATGAAGATTTTTCTCAATGGTATACAGATGTTATCCTAAAAACAGAATTAGTAGACTATGCTCCGGTAAAAGGATTTATGGTAATTCGTCCCTATGGTTATGCAATTTGGGAAAATATTCAAAAGGAATATGATAATAGATTTAAAGAAACAGGTCATAAAAATATGTACTTTCCTCTTTTGATTCCTGAAAGTCTTTTACAAAAGGAAAAGGATCATGTGGAGGGATTTGCACCAGAAGTTGCTTGGGTAACTCATGGTGGTGACGAAGAATTAGGGGAAAGGCTTTGTATTCGACCTACTTCAGAGACGATTATCTGTAATATGTATTCTAAATGGCTTACTTCTTGGAGAGAGCTTCCTTATCTATATAATCAATGGTGTAGTGTTGTAAGATGGGAAAAGAGTACGAGACCTTTTTTAAGAACTTCAGAATTTTTATGGCAGGAAGGCCATACACTTCATGAGACTTATGAAGAAGCCCAAGCAGAGACTTTACAAATGTTAGATATTTACCGAGAAGTGGCAGAAAATATCTTAGCAATTCCTATGGTAGTAGGGCAAAAAAGTGAAAGAGAAAAATTTGCTGGGGCCTATGCTACTTATACAATGGAAGCTTTGATGTATGATGGAAAGGCATTGCAATCTGGAACATCTCATAATTTGGGGCAACATTTTACCAAAGCTTTTGATATTACTTATACTGATAGAAATGGAGAAATTGCTTATCCTTATCATACCTCTTGGGGAGTATCTACTCGATTGATTGGAGCATTAATTATGGTACATGGAGATGATAATGGATTGGTATTGCCTCCTAAAGTTGCTCCTACTCAATTGGTGATTATTCCAGTAGCACAGCATAAAGAAGGAGTTTTAGACAAAGCTTATGAAATCAAGAAACAATTAGAAAAACAATTTAGAGTAGAAATGGATGATAGTGAAAGTTATTCGCCAGGATGGAAGTTTAATCAATGGGAAATGAAAGGAGTGCCTATTCGTTTAGAAATAGGACCTAGGGATATTGAAAACAATCAAGTTGTTGCTGCAAGAAGAGATAATGGAGAAAAAGTTATTTTATCTATGGATCATCTTAATGAGGGGATTGAAAAATTATTAGAAGAAATACAAAATTCTCTATATAATAAAGCTTTAAAAATGCGAGAGGAAAAGACCTATATTGCGAAAAATAAGCAAGAATTTACAAAGATCTTAGAAACTACACCTGGATTTATTAAAGCCATGTGGTGTGGAGATGTAGAGTGTGAAAATAAGATCAAAGAAGATACAGGGGCTACTCTTCGCTGTATTCCTTTTGAACAAGAAGATCTTGGAACACATCATTGTATATGCTGTGGAAAAGAAGCTAAAAAAATGGTATACTTTGCAAAAGCATATTAA
- the pdxT gene encoding pyridoxal 5'-phosphate synthase glutaminase subunit PdxT encodes MISENLHHKSFLNIGVLGLQGAVEEHIKKIQELGYHGTIIKKPDQLDQIDGLILPGGESTTLRKLMDSYGFFQPLLEFSANKKPIFGTCAGMVLLAKKLEGSEEAYLKLMDIRVKRNAFGRQRESFEVTLPIQGFTSDFPAVFIRAPYIESVGNQVEVLSTYKGHIVAAKQEQILVTAFHPELTEDPRFFQLFIQMIKK; translated from the coding sequence ATGATTTCTGAAAATTTACACCATAAATCTTTCTTAAATATTGGAGTTTTAGGCCTTCAAGGAGCAGTAGAAGAACATATAAAAAAAATTCAAGAATTAGGATATCATGGAACTATTATTAAAAAACCGGATCAATTAGATCAAATAGATGGGTTAATTTTACCTGGTGGTGAAAGTACTACTCTAAGAAAATTGATGGATAGTTATGGTTTCTTTCAACCTTTACTTGAATTTTCAGCAAATAAAAAACCTATTTTTGGTACTTGTGCAGGAATGGTATTACTTGCAAAAAAATTAGAAGGTTCAGAAGAAGCTTATTTAAAATTAATGGATATTCGAGTAAAACGAAATGCATTTGGACGTCAAAGAGAAAGTTTTGAAGTGACTCTTCCTATCCAAGGATTTACAAGTGATTTTCCTGCTGTATTTATTCGAGCACCTTATATAGAATCTGTTGGCAACCAAGTGGAAGTATTATCTACTTATAAAGGACATATTGTCGCAGCTAAGCAAGAACAGATTCTTGTTACTGCTTTTCATCCTGAATTAACTGAAGATCCCCGTTTTTTTCAACTTTTTATTCAAATGATAAAAAAATAA
- a CDS encoding DUF134 domain-containing protein, with amino-acid sequence MPRPTKFRRVEFFPEDTYFVPWGKPKCEIEEIILKVEELEAMRLKDIEKLNQEECADRMQVSRQTFQNIIDSARKKTAIALTKGNAIRISGGNYKATFCKFKCLNCGNVYEINYEQDKYNCPVCGSDKVMCSKKADFCTKWCKTTE; translated from the coding sequence ATGCCAAGACCAACAAAGTTTAGAAGAGTAGAGTTCTTTCCAGAGGATACTTATTTTGTCCCATGGGGTAAGCCTAAATGCGAGATTGAGGAAATAATATTAAAAGTAGAAGAGCTTGAAGCAATGAGACTTAAGGATATTGAGAAGCTAAATCAAGAAGAGTGTGCTGATAGAATGCAGGTATCAAGGCAAACTTTTCAAAATATTATTGATAGTGCTAGAAAAAAGACAGCTATAGCTTTGACAAAAGGGAATGCTATAAGGATAAGTGGTGGTAATTATAAGGCAACATTTTGTAAGTTTAAATGTTTAAATTGTGGAAATGTATATGAAATAAACTATGAGCAGGATAAATATAACTGTCCTGTTTGCGGTTCAGATAAAGTTATGTGCAGCAAAAAGGCAGATTTTTGTACAAAATGGTGTAAAACTACAGAGTAA
- the nscfB gene encoding ScfB-related radical SAM/SPASM orphan maturase, with the protein MKNIHKFKCKDDYFILDVNSGAIHVVDKIVYDIIDENNIESRDNVLNKFKGIYDEAIINECYDEIEELIYNEQLYTKDIYENIAKKFEEEPNYIKAVCLNIAHDCNLRCKYCFANGEGYDQQKKLMSFEVAKKSIDFLIKNSGSRKNIEVDFFGGEPLLNIGVVKKTIDYARSLEKQYNKNFRFTITTNATLLTEEIMDYLEQNMVNIVLSIDGRKKVQDSIRLKVDGSGTYDDILPKIKRMVGRRHKSKKQYYIRATFTSKNLDFSEEIKHFIELGFKVISIEPVVLPENNVLSIKEEYLDKIYEEYDKILDELLQHDDVIFYHLNIDINRGACIYKRISGCGAGFEYIAVTPDGDIYPCHQFIGNKDFYMGNVYEGIKNKKISSDFRKSNIYNKVECKNCWARFFCSGGCQANNYNFNGDTKIPYEIGCNMQRKRIEYAIALQYYRNKKVEECCK; encoded by the coding sequence ATGAAAAATATACATAAATTTAAATGTAAAGATGATTATTTTATTTTAGATGTAAATTCTGGGGCTATTCATGTAGTAGATAAAATTGTTTATGACATAATTGATGAAAATAATATTGAAAGTAGAGATAATGTTTTAAATAAATTCAAAGGAATATATGATGAAGCTATTATAAATGAGTGTTATGATGAAATAGAAGAACTTATTTATAATGAGCAGTTATATACTAAAGATATATATGAGAATATTGCTAAAAAATTTGAAGAGGAACCTAATTATATAAAAGCAGTATGCCTTAATATTGCTCATGATTGTAATTTAAGATGCAAGTATTGTTTTGCTAATGGTGAAGGATATGATCAGCAAAAAAAGTTGATGAGTTTTGAGGTAGCTAAAAAAAGTATTGATTTTCTAATTAAAAATTCAGGGTCAAGAAAGAATATAGAAGTGGATTTTTTTGGTGGGGAACCACTTTTAAATATTGGTGTTGTAAAGAAAACCATTGATTATGCAAGAAGCTTGGAGAAACAATATAATAAAAATTTCAGATTTACAATTACTACGAATGCAACGCTTTTAACTGAAGAAATAATGGATTATTTAGAACAAAATATGGTGAATATTGTTTTGAGTATTGACGGTAGGAAAAAGGTGCAAGACAGTATAAGATTAAAAGTTGATGGAAGCGGTACTTATGATGATATTCTTCCTAAAATAAAAAGAATGGTTGGAAGAAGACATAAATCTAAAAAACAATATTATATAAGAGCAACCTTTACATCAAAAAATTTAGATTTTTCTGAAGAAATAAAGCACTTTATAGAGCTTGGATTTAAAGTAATTTCTATTGAACCAGTAGTATTACCAGAGAATAATGTACTTTCTATTAAAGAAGAATATTTAGATAAGATTTATGAGGAATATGATAAAATTTTAGATGAATTATTACAGCATGATGATGTTATTTTTTATCATCTTAATATTGATATTAATAGAGGTGCATGTATTTATAAAAGAATATCAGGTTGTGGAGCTGGCTTTGAATATATTGCAGTAACTCCTGATGGCGATATTTATCCTTGCCACCAATTTATAGGTAATAAAGATTTTTATATGGGAAATGTATATGAAGGCATTAAAAATAAAAAAATATCAAGTGATTTTAGAAAATCAAATATATATAATAAAGTAGAATGTAAAAATTGTTGGGCAAGATTTTTTTGTAGTGGAGGTTGCCAAGCCAATAATTATAATTTTAATGGAGACACAAAAATACCTTATGAAATTGGATGCAATATGCAAAGAAAAAGAATTGAATATGCAATAGCACTACAATATTATAGAAATAAAAAAGTTGAGGAGTGTTGTAAGTAA
- a CDS encoding NifB/NifX family molybdenum-iron cluster-binding protein, giving the protein MKIAVASEGKYVSGHFGHCEGFTIYEVEEGKTLIKNFTPNPGHRPGYLPIFLKELAVNVIIAGGMGETAQQLFNENEIEVVVGAQGLCDDIVQKYVNGELESTGSVCREHKHEGECNE; this is encoded by the coding sequence ATGAAAATAGCAGTTGCAAGTGAAGGGAAATATGTAAGTGGACATTTTGGACATTGTGAGGGTTTTACAATATATGAGGTAGAGGAAGGAAAAACATTAATTAAGAATTTTACACCTAATCCAGGACATAGACCTGGTTATCTTCCAATATTTTTAAAGGAATTAGCCGTAAATGTAATTATTGCAGGTGGCATGGGAGAAACAGCACAACAGTTATTTAATGAAAATGAAATTGAGGTAGTTGTTGGTGCTCAAGGTTTATGCGATGATATAGTGCAAAAATATGTAAATGGTGAATTAGAATCAACAGGTAGTGTTTGTAGAGAACATAAACATGAAGGAGAGTGTAATGAATAA
- a CDS encoding DUF134 domain-containing protein produces MARPRKWRRVCTLPEVDKFGPIDLFNKSVSEVIIMTVDEYETIRLIDLEGLNQEQCADTMGVARSTVQRIYDDARKKIADSLVNGKVLKIEGGDYKLCSDFGDKEDCERCICGRHRYGRNRKTGANHGY; encoded by the coding sequence ATGGCAAGACCAAGAAAGTGGAGAAGAGTTTGTACATTACCAGAAGTAGATAAGTTTGGTCCTATTGACTTATTTAATAAAAGTGTAAGTGAGGTAATAATAATGACAGTAGATGAATATGAAACTATAAGACTTATAGATTTAGAAGGGTTAAATCAAGAACAATGTGCAGATACAATGGGAGTTGCACGTTCTACAGTACAAAGAATTTATGATGATGCTCGTAAAAAAATAGCAGATAGTTTGGTGAATGGCAAGGTACTAAAAATAGAAGGTGGTGACTATAAGCTTTGCAGCGACTTTGGAGATAAAGAAGATTGTGAAAGATGTATTTGTGGTAGACATAGATATGGAAGAAATAGGAAAACGGGGGCCAATCATGGATATTAA
- the pdxS gene encoding pyridoxal 5'-phosphate synthase lyase subunit PdxS gives MLEKLTGTDKVKRGMAQMQKGGVIMDVVNAEQAKIAEAAGAVAVMALERVPSDIRAAGGVARMADPQIIEEVMNAVSIPVMAKARIGHIMEARILEALGVDYIDESEVLTPADEEFHILKSEFTVPFVCGCRDLGEAARRIGEGASMLRTKGEPGTGNVVEAVRHMRKVNAQIRKITMMSDDELMTEAKNLGAPYEILKQIKEEGKLPVVNFAAGGIATPADAALMMELGADGVFVGSGIFKSENPEKFASSIVQATTYYEDYDLIAKLSKGLGTPMKGIEISNLAAEERMQERGW, from the coding sequence ATATTGGAAAAATTAACAGGCACTGATAAAGTAAAAAGGGGAATGGCACAAATGCAAAAAGGCGGTGTCATCATGGATGTAGTAAATGCAGAACAAGCAAAAATTGCTGAAGCAGCAGGAGCAGTCGCTGTTATGGCCTTAGAACGAGTTCCTTCGGATATTCGTGCTGCAGGAGGAGTTGCTAGAATGGCGGATCCTCAGATTATCGAAGAAGTCATGAATGCAGTATCTATCCCGGTTATGGCTAAGGCTCGAATCGGACATATTATGGAAGCAAGAATCTTAGAAGCCCTAGGAGTTGACTATATTGATGAAAGTGAAGTACTAACTCCTGCAGATGAAGAATTTCATATTTTAAAAAGTGAATTTACAGTTCCTTTTGTTTGCGGTTGTCGAGATCTTGGAGAAGCTGCCCGTCGTATTGGAGAAGGAGCTTCTATGCTTCGTACTAAAGGAGAACCTGGTACAGGAAATGTTGTAGAGGCGGTTCGTCATATGCGTAAAGTAAATGCTCAGATTCGAAAAATAACAATGATGAGCGATGATGAATTGATGACAGAAGCTAAAAATTTAGGAGCTCCTTATGAAATCTTAAAACAGATAAAAGAGGAGGGAAAGCTTCCCGTTGTAAATTTTGCTGCAGGAGGCATTGCTACTCCAGCTGATGCTGCATTGATGATGGAATTAGGAGCAGATGGTGTTTTTGTTGGATCTGGAATTTTCAAATCAGAAAACCCAGAAAAATTCGCTAGTTCTATTGTTCAAGCAACTACTTATTATGAAGATTATGATTTGATTGCAAAGCTTTCAAAAGGATTGGGTACTCCTATGAAAGGAATTGAAATTTCTAATCTTGCGGCAGAAGAAAGAATGCAAGAGAGAGGTTGGTAA
- a CDS encoding damage-control phosphatase ARMT1 family protein, whose product MKDVFVVDIDMEEIGKRGPIMDINLECIYCTIKKADSLFSKYENDENEKLKFMKEVFKIISISEKGDTAPYLNTRIMRCLNRKLNLGDIYYEIKKEYNNLLISMQKEILRYIYSSQDKLLTALKYAMVGNFIDFGAMDQVNIEKLKKLIIGAKEQVIDVKEYQGFLQGLKDAKQIAYIVDNAGEIVFDKIFIKVINEIYPDMIVNVIVRGKPVLNDATIVDAKEVGLCEIANVVGNGTDIPGTQLDKINSKSKEIIDNADLIIAKGQGNFETLFGCGKNIYYIFLCKCDLFTKRFNIEKFKGIFVNERNVKDMIGCNHN is encoded by the coding sequence GTGAAAGATGTATTTGTGGTAGACATAGATATGGAAGAAATAGGAAAACGGGGGCCAATCATGGATATTAATTTAGAATGTATTTATTGTACTATAAAAAAAGCAGATTCTTTATTTAGTAAGTATGAAAATGACGAAAATGAAAAGCTAAAATTTATGAAAGAAGTATTTAAAATAATTTCAATATCTGAAAAAGGAGATACAGCTCCTTATTTAAATACACGAATAATGAGATGTTTAAACAGAAAACTTAATTTAGGAGATATTTATTATGAAATAAAAAAGGAATATAATAATCTTTTAATTTCTATGCAAAAAGAGATTTTAAGATATATTTATAGTTCTCAAGATAAACTTCTTACAGCATTAAAATATGCAATGGTTGGTAATTTTATTGATTTTGGTGCTATGGATCAAGTGAATATTGAAAAATTAAAAAAATTAATTATAGGTGCTAAAGAACAAGTAATAGATGTTAAGGAATATCAAGGATTTCTTCAAGGACTAAAAGATGCTAAACAAATAGCATATATAGTTGATAATGCTGGAGAAATAGTGTTTGATAAGATATTTATTAAAGTTATAAATGAAATATATCCCGATATGATTGTAAATGTTATTGTAAGAGGAAAACCAGTACTTAATGATGCAACTATAGTTGATGCAAAGGAAGTAGGCCTTTGTGAAATAGCTAATGTCGTAGGAAATGGAACAGATATACCAGGTACACAATTAGATAAAATAAATTCAAAGTCTAAAGAAATAATTGATAATGCAGATTTAATAATTGCAAAAGGACAAGGAAATTTTGAAACCCTCTTCGGTTGTGGCAAAAATATTTATTATATCTTTTTATGTAAATGTGATTTATTTACCAAAAGATTTAATATAGAAAAGTTTAAAGGTATTTTTGTTAATGAAAGAAATGTAAAAGATATGATAGGATGTAATCATAATTAG
- a CDS encoding FUSC family protein, with translation MRIGARMIKTALAVVLCMIIDSFLKQGSGFLSATAAIIAMQSTFQDSFSKGKTRILGTFFGALLGYLFALIDPGNILLIGIGVILLIYCFNYLNWDTGIVISCVVFLLIMEEQNNTDIFSYSINRLIDTTIGIVIALLVNYLVMPPKLLKNLYEECKNLFKDLSKDIDIILSNQATIDLEKYHEKIMELKKKADIPDLEITLQRENQKEIIKINEIIDDLFTIYEHLSFIQELKKSDCIFILPKIAEDNGVEEKQLPHIMMEFHKQQIQKKYRRLNSLLNAKSSKKILTKKGISIK, from the coding sequence ATGAGAATAGGTGCAAGAATGATCAAAACAGCTCTTGCTGTTGTATTATGTATGATTATAGATTCTTTTTTAAAACAAGGATCGGGATTTTTATCAGCAACTGCTGCCATTATTGCTATGCAAAGTACCTTTCAAGATTCTTTTTCTAAAGGTAAAACTAGGATATTAGGAACTTTTTTTGGAGCTCTTTTAGGATATCTTTTTGCTTTAATTGACCCAGGTAATATTTTATTAATAGGAATTGGTGTTATTCTTCTTATTTATTGTTTTAATTATTTAAATTGGGATACGGGTATTGTAATTTCCTGTGTTGTTTTTCTTCTCATCATGGAAGAACAAAATAATACAGATATTTTTAGCTATAGTATCAATCGATTAATCGATACTACTATAGGAATTGTAATTGCTCTTTTGGTCAATTATTTGGTTATGCCTCCTAAACTTTTAAAAAACCTTTATGAAGAATGTAAAAATTTATTTAAAGACTTATCAAAAGATATAGATATCATACTTTCTAATCAAGCCACTATCGATTTGGAAAAATATCATGAAAAAATAATGGAATTAAAAAAGAAAGCAGATATACCTGATTTAGAAATTACTTTACAAAGGGAAAATCAAAAAGAAATCATAAAAATTAACGAAATTATTGATGATCTATTCACTATTTATGAGCATTTATCTTTTATACAGGAATTAAAAAAATCTGATTGTATTTTTATTTTACCAAAGATAGCAGAAGACAATGGAGTAGAAGAAAAACAACTTCCACATATTATGATGGAATTTCATAAACAACAAATACAAAAAAAATATCGTCGATTAAATTCTTTATTGAATGCAAAATCAAGTAAAAAAATTCTAACAAAAAAAGGAATTTCAATAAAGTAA
- a CDS encoding DUF5320 domain-containing protein, with protein sequence MPRKDGTGPIGMGPMTGRGMGLCNTAKDLGAIGGLGLGCRRGLRRKGFNNTINSDNIKDLLNEQKAILKNRLDLINKQLNNFQDDK encoded by the coding sequence ATGCCAAGAAAAGATGGTACAGGTCCAATAGGAATGGGACCAATGACAGGACGAGGTATGGGATTATGTAATACAGCTAAAGATCTTGGTGCAATTGGAGGATTAGGATTAGGTTGCAGAAGAGGTTTGAGAAGAAAAGGCTTTAATAATACAATTAATTCTGATAACATAAAGGATCTATTAAATGAACAAAAAGCTATTCTTAAAAACAGACTTGATCTAATCAATAAGCAATTAAATAATTTTCAAGATGACAAGTAA
- a CDS encoding Fur family transcriptional regulator, translating to MKDDLISFKKLLEKSGYKFTMSRRIVLKTILDSKTHLNVKEIYNKIKEYNIGIATVYRALKIFNEVGIVKEININSRNYYEMKIFSGKPLHIHFKCFKCNNIMDIDSQNINFDYLKLNKKVEEKNNIVIYDSDIMFEGLCSKCREELKCQDQQSLEE from the coding sequence ATGAAAGATGATTTGATATCTTTTAAAAAACTTTTGGAAAAAAGCGGATATAAATTTACAATGAGTAGGAGGATAGTGTTAAAAACTATTTTAGACAGCAAAACTCATCTTAATGTAAAAGAAATATACAATAAAATAAAAGAATACAATATAGGAATTGCTACGGTTTATAGAGCTTTAAAAATATTTAATGAAGTGGGAATAGTAAAAGAAATAAATATTAATAGTAGAAATTATTATGAAATGAAAATATTTAGTGGTAAACCCCTGCATATACATTTTAAATGCTTTAAATGTAATAATATAATGGATATAGATAGTCAGAATATAAACTTTGATTATCTAAAGTTAAATAAAAAAGTCGAAGAAAAAAATAACATAGTAATATATGATTCAGATATTATGTTCGAAGGATTATGTAGTAAATGCAGGGAGGAATTAAAATGCCAAGACCAACAAAGTTTAGAAGAGTAG
- a CDS encoding PLP-dependent aminotransferase family protein has product MEKLSFNLDRFSEVPLYEQLYQYIKQEIIEGRIEYGCKLPSKRKLSEFLKISQNTIETAYEQLIAEGYVESIPRKGFYVLAHENLEYIKKEDSIVIQEEKKEKRRIQYDFHPNWIDTEHFPFNKWRKYAKNIIDKQNHSLLLLGDQQGEYELRKEIANYLYQARGVRCTPNEIILGAGIEILLQQLIFLLDKKTIYGVEDPGYHVIWKILKNFTYRVDSIPVDEDGVRVDEIENLNLDVVYITPSRQFPSGSVLSVNRRIKLLNWASAKENRYIMEDDYDSEFRYSGKLIPSLKSIDQGEKVIYLGNFSKYLIPSIRISYMVLPKHLMKKYKKELSFYSCSVSRIDQHILAQFMKEGDFERHLNKMRKIYRRKLEILLQVLKPYQEKISIMGENAGFYIIVSVKNGMNEQELVEKAFRAKIKVYPLSDYSIQKREENPPKIILGFGGISEKELPKAISLLLKKWEIY; this is encoded by the coding sequence ATGGAAAAACTTTCTTTTAATTTAGATCGATTTAGTGAAGTTCCTTTATATGAACAGCTTTATCAATATATAAAGCAAGAAATAATAGAAGGTCGTATAGAATATGGTTGTAAATTGCCCTCTAAAAGAAAATTATCCGAATTCTTAAAGATTAGTCAAAATACTATAGAAACAGCTTATGAGCAATTAATTGCAGAAGGATATGTAGAAAGCATTCCAAGAAAAGGATTTTATGTTTTGGCTCATGAGAACTTAGAGTATATTAAAAAAGAAGATTCTATTGTTATACAAGAAGAAAAAAAAGAAAAAAGAAGAATACAATATGATTTTCATCCCAATTGGATTGATACAGAACATTTTCCTTTTAACAAATGGAGGAAATATGCAAAGAATATTATCGATAAACAAAATCATTCATTACTGTTATTAGGAGATCAACAGGGAGAATATGAATTACGAAAAGAAATTGCTAACTATTTATATCAAGCAAGAGGAGTACGATGTACGCCTAACGAAATTATTCTTGGCGCAGGTATTGAAATTTTATTACAACAACTTATTTTTTTACTTGATAAAAAAACAATCTATGGAGTAGAAGATCCAGGGTATCATGTTATATGGAAAATACTGAAAAATTTTACCTATCGAGTAGACTCTATTCCAGTAGATGAGGATGGAGTAAGGGTAGATGAAATTGAAAATTTAAACTTAGATGTTGTTTATATTACCCCTTCTCGTCAATTTCCTTCTGGATCGGTTTTATCGGTAAATCGTCGAATAAAATTATTAAATTGGGCTAGTGCTAAAGAAAATCGTTACATTATGGAAGATGATTATGATAGTGAATTTCGCTATAGTGGAAAATTAATTCCTTCTCTAAAAAGTATAGATCAAGGAGAAAAAGTAATTTATTTAGGAAATTTTTCTAAATACTTAATTCCTTCTATACGAATTAGCTATATGGTACTACCTAAACATTTGATGAAAAAATATAAAAAAGAACTTTCGTTTTATAGCTGTTCAGTCTCAAGAATAGATCAACATATCTTAGCACAATTTATGAAAGAAGGAGATTTTGAAAGACACTTAAATAAAATGCGTAAAATATATCGAAGAAAATTAGAAATTTTATTACAAGTTTTAAAACCATATCAAGAAAAAATTAGTATCATGGGAGAAAATGCAGGATTTTATATTATTGTTTCTGTAAAAAATGGAATGAATGAACAAGAACTTGTAGAAAAAGCATTCCGAGCAAAAATAAAGGTGTATCCTTTATCAGATTATTCTATACAAAAAAGAGAGGAAAATCCTCCTAAAATTATATTAGGTTTTGGAGGAATATCAGAAAAGGAACTTCCAAAGGCAATTTCTTTATTATTAAAAAAATGGGAGATATACTAG